Proteins from a genomic interval of Salmo trutta chromosome 39, fSalTru1.1, whole genome shotgun sequence:
- the LOC115179333 gene encoding obg-like ATPase 1: MPPKKGEGPKQPPLIGRFGTSLKIGIVGLPNVGKSTFFNVLTKSQAAAENFPFCTIDPNESRVPIPDERYDYLCTFHKPLSKVPAFLNVVDIAGLVKGAHAGQGLGNAFLSHISACDGIFHMTRAFEDEDIIHVEGNVDPVRDIEIIHEELRLKDEESLGPIIDKLEKTAVRGGDKKLKPEYDIMLKVKNWISEEKKHVRFYNDWNEKEIDVLNKYLFLTSKPMIYLVNLSEKDYIRKKNKWLIKIKEWVDAHDPGAMVIPVSGGLEAKLQDMTDEEKDKYCEEAKTQSVLTKIIKTGYAALQLEYFFTAGPDEVRAWTVRKGSKAPQAAGKIHTDFEKGFIMAEVMKFQDFKEEGTENAVKAAGKYRQLGRNYIVEDGDIIFFKFNTPNAPKAAKK, encoded by the exons ATGCCTCCAAAGAAGGGAGAAGGACCAAAACAACCACCGCTGATTGGACGCTTCGGGACTTCTTTGAAGATTGGGATTGTGGGATTGCCGAATGTTGG GAAGTCAACATTCTTCAATGTGCTGACCAAGAGCCAGGCCGCAGCAGAGAATTTTCCCTTCTGCACCATCGACCCCAACGAGAGCAGAGTACCCATCCCTGACGAACGCTATGACTACCTCTGCACCTTCCACAAGCCCCTCAG TAAAGTCCCAGCGTTTCTGAATGTGGTGGACATAGCTGGGCTGGTGAAGGGAGCTCACGCTGGACAAGGACTGGGCAACGCCTTCCTGTCTCACATTAGTGCCTGCGACGGCATCTTCCACATGACAC gtGCGTTTGAGGATGAGGACATCATCCATGTGGAGGGTAATGTGGACCCAGTGAGGGACATTGAGATAATCCATGAGGAGCTACGGCTGAAGGATGAGGAGTCTCTTGGACCAATCATAGATAAGTTGGAGAAGACTGCTGTCAGAGGTGGAGACAAGAAACTCAAACCTGAATAC GACATCATGTTGAAGGTAAAGAACTGGATTTCGGAGGAGAAGAAACATGTCCGCTTCTACAATGACTGGAACGAGAAGGAG aTAGATGTGCTGAACAAATACCTGTTCCTCACATCCAAACCCATGATCTACCTGGTCAACCTCTCAGAGAAGGACTACATCAGGAAAAAGAACAAGTG GCTGATTAAGATTAAGGAGTGGGTCGATGCCCATGACCCAGGAGCTATGGTCATACCAGTGAGTGGAGGTCTTGAGGCCAAACTACAGGACATGACCGACGAGGAGAAGGACAAATACTGTGAGGAGGCGAAGACTCAGAG TGTACTGACTAAGATCATTAAGACGGGCTATGCAGCTCTGCAGTTGGAATATTTCTTCACAGCGGGACCAGACGAAGTTAGAGCGTGGACTGTCAGG AAAGGCAGCAAGGCGCCCCAGGCGGCAGGGAAGATCCACACCGACTTTGAGAAAGGTTTCATCATGGCAGAGGTCATGAAGTTCCAGGACTTCAAAGAAGAGGGCACCGAGAATGCTGTCAag GCTGCTGGGAAGTACAGGCAGCTGGGCAGGAACTACATCGTGGAGGACGGAGACATTATATTTTTCAAATTCAACACACCCAATGCACCCAAGGCGGCGAAGAAGTGA